Proteins from a genomic interval of Rosa chinensis cultivar Old Blush chromosome 2, RchiOBHm-V2, whole genome shotgun sequence:
- the LOC112188338 gene encoding uncharacterized protein LOC112188338 isoform X2 — MATQETGEENQQTASSQAVGFIGAVEAKYRQIKEHAETYPYVWASYSVVYGGLALWTTYRWRKLRKTEDRVRALQERLRKHYAAEERASATVSSSTSRSPATPVQKVPPPSADKTPK; from the coding sequence atggCAACTCAGGAAACCGGAGAAGAAAATCAGCAAACTGCGAGTTCCCAAGCTGTTGGTTTCATTGGAGCGGTGGAAGCAAAGTATAGGCAAATCAAAGAACATGCAGAGACCTACCCTTATGTGTGGGCTTCCTACAGTGTTGTATATGGTGGTTTGGCCCTCTGGACTACCTACAGATGGAGAAAGCTTCGAAAGACTGAGGATCGAGTACGAGCCCTTCAGGAGAGATTACGCAAGCATTATGCAGCTGAAGAGCGTGCAAGTGCAACCGTAAGCTCAAGCACAAGTAGAAGCCCTGCCACCCCAGTTCAAAAGGTCCCTCCACCATCTGCTGACAAAACCCCTAAATAG
- the LOC112188338 gene encoding uncharacterized protein LOC112188338 isoform X1, producing the protein MSFLIFWVLNPSFALLLIFAISVRFFSVCPPQRFQLQNCVNVLRMATQETGEENQQTASSQAVGFIGAVEAKYRQIKEHAETYPYVWASYSVVYGGLALWTTYRWRKLRKTEDRVRALQERLRKHYAAEERASATVSSSTSRSPATPVQKVPPPSADKTPK; encoded by the exons ATGTCGTTTCTCATTTTTTGGGTGTTAAACCCTTCGTTTGCTCTTCTTCTGATCTTTGCAATCTCTGTAAGGTTCTTCTCCGTGTGCCCACCACAG AGGTTTCAATTGCAAAATTGTGtgaatgttttgagaatggCAACTCAGGAAACCGGAGAAGAAAATCAGCAAACTGCGAGTTCCCAAGCTGTTGGTTTCATTGGAGCGGTGGAAGCAAAGTATAGGCAAATCAAAGAACATGCAGAGACCTACCCTTATGTGTGGGCTTCCTACAGTGTTGTATATGGTGGTTTGGCCCTCTGGACTACCTACAGATGGAGAAAGCTTCGAAAGACTGAGGATCGAGTACGAGCCCTTCAGGAGAGATTACGCAAGCATTATGCAGCTGAAGAGCGTGCAAGTGCAACCGTAAGCTCAAGCACAAGTAGAAGCCCTGCCACCCCAGTTCAAAAGGTCCCTCCACCATCTGCTGACAAAACCCCTAAATAG
- the LOC112185110 gene encoding protein GAMETE EXPRESSED 3: MAVFQSLVLLGFLVFLASTQSQPAKEVSYRRLSRPLIGHDGKVYACSENDLLAFESNGTIAWTLHLNYTCSFDMPPIHGGKEKIYLVAENRVLKVILLNNGTSKPSAEVLLSTEPTKEGDGAIVGLAVSTVSSSVYVNIGRRGLFAYTARGQLLWSAGPVIDQYGYQQGCRKNIANCYFNSVPVIDQCEASIYISNNGGELYSLSSRSPHFKWIQDLSSYDKVFSITPGNNGRLYVTVPTKALLLALDVSSGNVLWEGSIGPLSTADHTPIVDSNGWISIGSLDGFLYSFSPTGVLKKFSKAAAMDSVIQVTPFLDCTGFAIYISQTEMDGKISHTVGEYTFVSAMKPKSVLFTLYVPATGSIYWSGRYPGDQFSSLISHSDLHHFILDERIVLAFVAASKTGSPLACRSTRQKFMSSCSQVTPKIVNIYSGSQRAILLFLFFESVILVVLAGLVRFCCIFWSKKKLQGQNLGTFLEKRRSLRLKKKAFDRTITEIEQKAANEAVANDEALEKLGSLLQEREGIERKLSTTYSLGRDGISSRSKSLLPLYDGKTRSYYFQGAKKESVTVFQTLNDTSSSKENSSEGEGSWTSYEDKGKEPLEQESSSECGFFTRDNRRSPSEPASSSTGFVDHEGEVKSLHEMKIGGRSFSLKKRRAMSSTN; this comes from the exons ATGGCAGTGTTCCAGTCTCTGGTGTTGTTGGGCTTTTTGGTCTTTTTGGCTTCAACCCAGTCTCAGCCTG CTAAAGAAGTAAGTTATCGTAGACTTTCGAGGCCTCTGATTGGTCATGATGGGAAGGTTTATGCTTGCTCTGAGAACGATTTGCTTGCATTTGAAAGTAACGGGACTATTGCTTGGACCCTGCATTTGAATTATACATGCAGTTTTGATATGCCTCCAATTCATGGTGGTAAAGAAAAG ATATATCTGGTTGCAGAAAATAGGGTGCTTAAGGTCATCTTGCTAAACAATGGGACTTCTAAACCTTCTGCAGAAGTTTTACTTAGTACAGAACCAACTAAGGAAGGAGATGGTGCGATTGTTGGGCTGGCAGTTAGCACAGTGAGTTCATCTGTATATGTAAACATTGGACGTAGGGGTCTCTTTGCATACACGGCGCGTGGACAATTGCTCTGGAGTGCTGGACCTGTGATCGATCAATATGGATATCAACAGGGTTGTAGGAAGAATATTGCAAATTGTTACTTTAACTCTGTCCCCGTGATTGATCAATGTGAGGCTAGTATATAT ATATCCAATAATGGAGGAGAATTGTACTCTTTATCAAGTCGTAGTCCTCATTTCAAATGGATCCAGGATTTAAGTTCTTATGACAAAGTTTTCTCTATAACTCCTGGAAACAATGGTCGATTGTATGTTACTGTTCCAACCAAGGCTCTTTTGTTGGCATTAGATGTTTCTTCAGGAAATGTGCTGTGGGAGGGGAGTATTGGGCCATTGAGTACAGCAGATCACACACCAATAGTGGATTCTAATG GTTGGATATCTATTGGTTCATTAGATGGGTTCCTATACTCATTTTCGCCTACTGGGGTTCTTAAGAAATTCTCAAAAGCAGCTGCAATGGACTCAGTGATCCAAGTCACTCCATTTCTTGACTGCACTGGCTTTGCAATTTATATATCTCAGACCGAAATGGATGGGAAGATCAGCCACACGGTAGGTGAATATACTTTTGTGTCAGCAATGAAACCCAAAAGTGTACTTTTTACCTTGTATGTTCCAGCAACTGGGTCTATCTACTGGTCTGGAAGATATCCTG GTGATCAATTCTCATCCTTGATTTCTCATAGTGATCTCCACCATTTTATACTAGACGAGAGGATTGTTCTTGCCTTCGTTGCTGCTTCAA AGACCGGAAGCCCACTGGCATGCCGTTCCACAC GTCAAAAGTTTATGTCTAGCTGCTCCCAAGTAACGCCAAAGATTGTCAACATCTACTCAG GTAGTCAAAGGGCAATACTCTTGTTCCTGTTTTTTGAATCTGTAATCTTGGTAGTACTAGCTGGACTTGTCCGGTTTTGCTGTATATTTTGGAGTAAAAAGAAGCTTCAGGGTCAAAAccttggaacttttcttgaaaaGCGG CGTTCTCTTAGACTCAAAAAGAAGGCATTCGATAGGACAATTACAGAAATTGAGCAAAAAGCAGCAAATGAAGCAGTGGCCAACGACGAGGCGCTTGAGAAATTAGGCAGTCTGTTACAAGAAAGGGAAGGCATCGAGAGGAAGCTATCAACAACCTATAGTTTGGGAAGAGATGGGATCAGCTCAAGGTCAAAATCTCTTCTTCCTTTGTATGATGGGAAAACAAGAAGCTATTATTTTCAAGGAGCTAAGAAAGAGAGTGTTACTGTCTTCCAAACATTGAATGATACATCATCTTCCAAAGAAAACAGCAGTGAGGGGGAGGGTAGCTGGACTTCCTATGAAGACAAGGGGAAAGAACCCTTGGAACAAGAGAGTTCAAGTGAGTGTGGGTTCTTTACTAGGGATAACCGGAGAAGTCCATCGGAACCAGCTTCGAGCTCAACAGGATTTGTGGATCATGAGGGTGAAGTTAAGTCTCTACATGAGATGAAGATTGGTGGTAGGAGCTTCTCTTTGAAGAAGAGACGGGCTATGTCCTCAACTAATTAG